The genomic stretch CTGGTATCACCGCCCCACCAGCCTGGAGGAGATGGTCGACTTTCTGGTGATCCGGGTGTTCGATGGCCTCGGCTATGACCTCGGCAGCCTGCGCCGCTGGGAGGGCCCGGTGGCCACCGCGGCCAGCCTCTGAGCCCCGCCCGCCGGTCTCTCCCGGACTGATCCCCTCCGTGCTGCAACGCCTCCTGCTCCTGCCTCTGCTGGCCCCGCTGCTGGCCGTGCTGCTGGTGGCGGCCCTGAACCCCACCCCCGCCAGTCGTCTGCGGCTGCTGATCTGGACCTCCCCGGCCCTGCCGATCGGGGTCTGGATGGCGCTGGCGGCCAGCGGCGGGGCCGCTCTCAGCGCCGGCCTCACGGCCCTGGCCCTGCAGCAACCGGGGGATCTGCCCCTGCGGCGGCGATCGGTCCAGGCGACCGGAGGCGGCGACCGGCGCGAGCCTGAACCCTGGGATGACAGGCCCGAGCGGGGTGACGGGCCTGCTCAGCAGCAACCGACCTCGTGGTACGCCGGACCCGAGCGCTCCCCCCAGGACCCACCTCCCACCCTCTCGGTGCCCTTCCGGATCCTGCGCACGGGCCGTGGTGGAGCACCGGCCTCAGCCCCCGCAGGGGCCACCGCAACGGCCACCCCAGCCCAGGGCGACGCCAAGGGCTGGGAGACACCCCCCAGCGACGACTGGTGATGCGGAGTCCCTGGCAGCCCAGCGGCCGGGGATGCCTAAAGTCGGGAGCAGTGTTTCGAGCTGAGGCTCCAGCCTGTGAGCGACTCCGCCAGCCCCGCGCCGAATCCCGCCAAGGTCAAGCCACCGGCTCCGGAGGACAAGCCCTTCGCCGAATTCATCCCTCAGCTGTTTCTGCCGGCTCTGCTCAAAGCCATCGAGGCCTTCGGGGGGGCCGCCCCGCAGCTGAGCTTCGAGCAGGGGCCGATGCCGGTGGTGGCCAGCCCCTGCTGGCAGGTGATCGGAACCTTCCCCGGGGGCCGACGCTTCTGGCTCTGTTTCACCGAGCCGACCATCAGCTCCGCCAAGACCATCACCCTGGCGGAGGGGGGCAGTGAACCCAGCCTGCTGGAGTCGTTTCTGATCGACGAGAAAAAAACGACCCTGGCCCTGCTGATCTCGAGGGTGGTCTCCAGGCTCAACAGCCAGAAGTGGCTGGGCCCCAACTGAGCGGCCAGCCCCGGCTGAGCGGCGGTTCCAACCGCAACGACCTGTCCGCGGACGCTTCACATCCAGGCCGGGTAGGCGGAAAGCCCACCTACGATGGTCGGAACACTCCACTGTTCTGCCCGCATGGTGCCCCCCGTCGCTGCGCCCACCGCTACCCGTGGCACCAACGCCGCTGAAGCCAAGGCCTTCAAGGAGCCGGTGAAGGACACGATCCTCACACCGCGTTTCTACACCACGGATTTCGAGGCGATGGCCGCCATGGATCTGCGGCCCAACGAGCAGGAGCTCGAAGCGATCTGCGAGGAGTTCCGCAAGGACTACAACCGCCACCACTTCGTGCGCAACGAGGAATTCGAGGGTGCTGCGGACAAGCTTGATCCCGAAACCCGCAAGGTGTTCGTGGAGTTTCTGGAGCAGAGCTGCACCTCGGAGTTTTCGGGCTTCCTTCTGTACAAGGAACTGAGCCGCCGCATCAAGGAGAAGAATCCGCTGCTGGCCGAGTGCTTTGCCCACATGGCCCGGGATGAGGCCCGCCATGCCGGCTTCCTGAACAAGGCCATGGGTGATTTCGGCCTGCAACTGGATCTGGGCTTCCTCACCGCCAACAAGGCCTACACCTTCTTCAAGCCGAAGTTCATCTTTTACGCCACCTATCTTTCCGAGAAGATCGGCTACTGGCGTTACATCGCCATCTACCGTCACCTGGAGAAGCATCCAGAGAGCAAGATCTTCCCGATCTTCAACTTCTTCGAGAACTGGTGCCAGGACGAGAACCGCCACGGGGACTTCTTCGATGCCCTCATGAAGGCCCAGCCCGACACCGTCCGGGGTCTGCAGGCCCGGCTGTGGTGCCGCTTCTTCCTGCTGGCGGTGTTCGCCACCATGTACGTGCGCGACGTGGCCCGCAAGGAGTTCTACGAGGCACTCGGCCTGGATGCCCGTGAGTACGACAAGATGGTGATCGCCAAGACCAACGAAACCTCGGCCCGCGTGTTCCCGGTGGTGCTCAATGTGGATCATCCCAAGTTCTACACGCGTCTGGAGCGCATCGTCACCAACAATGCCGCCCTCAGTGACGCCGAGGCCAGCGGCGGCCCTGCCCCGATCAAGGCTCTGCGCAAGCTTCCCTACTGGATGGCCAATGGTCTGGAGATGGCCAAGCTGTTCCTGATGGCACCGATCCGCAGCGAGGAGTTCCAGCCGGCCGTGCGTTGAGGATCGGTCTGGCTAGCCTGACGGTCCTCTCTGAATCGTCTTGCTCGCCACTCCCACCCCTTCACTCACGGGCGACAGCCTCGACCAACGCTGGCGTGAGCGGCTCGAAGCCGTGCTGGCTGCAGGCACCGCAGCCGGCGCCAGCCTGGTGGAGGTGTTCCTGGAGAGCACCGACCACATCGGTCTGCTGGCAGAGCAGGAGCGGATCACCAACGTCAGTCCGGCCTTCGGCCGTGGGGCTGGCCTGCGGGTCTTCCTGGGCGAGCGGGATGGCTTCGTGTCCACCAACGATCTGAGCGAGGCCGGCCTGCTGCAGGCCCTGGATCAGGCTCTGGGAATGCTGGGCCTCACGCGCAGCACCCTCGGCGCCCACGGCTTCGCCGGCCTGGCTTTCCTGCATGACCACGGGGCCAGCAAGGAGAGCTGGTTGCAGCGCTGCCCCGGCCTGGATGAGTCCACCGCCCGGCTGCTGGAGGCCACGGCCCTGCTCAATCGCCACGGGGATCACCTCCAGGCACGTCGCGGCAGCTATGCCCGCGACTGGCAGGAGGTGCTGGTGGCCGCCAGTGACGGCACCTTCGCCCGCGACATCCGGCTGCACCAGTCGGTGGGCATCAACGCCCTGGCCTCCGACGGCGACCACCGCGCCAGCCTGGGACGCCGCTACGGCAGCTCCGGCCGACCGGATGATCTGCGCCAGTGGGATGCGGAGGCCTCGGCGATCGATCTCTGCGGCAGCGCCCGCGCGATGCTCTACGCCGACTACGTGGAGGCAGGCAACTATCCCGTGGTGCTGGCCAATCGCTTCGGCGGGGTGATTTTCCATGAAGCCTGCGGGCACCTGCTGGAAACCACCCAGGTGGAGCGCGGCACCACTCCCTTCGCCGAGAAGGTGGGTGAAAGGATCGCCCATGAGGCCGTCACGGCCGTGGATGAAGGCCTCAGCGATGGCGCCTTCGGCAGTCTGTCGATGGACGACGAGGGGATGGAACCCCAGCGCACGGTGCTGATCGAGAACGGTGTGCTGCAGCGCTTCATCTCCGACCGCGCCGGGGAACTGCGCACCGGCCACGCCCGCACGGGAAGCGGCCGCCGCCAGAGCCATGCCTTCGCCGCGGCCAGCCGCATGCGCAACACCTTCATCGCCGCAGGTCCCCACACCCCCGAGCAGCTGATCGGCTCGGTGGACCGGGGCCTGTACTGCAAGTCGATGGGGGGCGGCAGTGTGGGACCCACCGGCCAGTTCAACTTCGCCGTGGAAGAGGGTTACCTGATCGAGGACGGCCAGCTCACCAAACCCGTGAAAGGGGCCACGCTGATCGGCGAGGCCAGGGAGGTGATGCCGCGCATCTCGATGTGCGCGAATGATCTGGAGCTGGCCGCCGGCTTCTGCGGCTCGGTGAGCGGCAGCATCTTCGTGACCGTGGGCCAGCCCCACATCAAGGTCGACACCATCACCGTGGGGGGCCGCTGATCATGGCCAGCTCCACAAGCCTCCACGCCAGCGATCTGGCCGAGCAGCTGCAGACCCTGGCCACGGAGCTGGGGGTGGCCCGCTGGGACCTGGGCGCCGCCTGCAGCACCGACACCTCGGTGCAGGTGGACCGCGGGGACGCCAAGCAGCTCAAGGGCGCCCAGCGCAGCTCGATCACGGTGCGGGCCTGGAACGCCGATGGGCTGGTGGGCATCACCAGCACCTCCGACCTCTCGCCTGCGGGCCTGGCCCGCGCCCTGGCCGGTGCCCGGGATGCCAGTGCCTACGGCAACCCCGATGACACCCCCGGCTTCTCCCCCCTGGCCACCGCGCCCCTGGCCCAGCTGGAGCAGCCCCTGAGTGAACCCCGGGCCATCCTCGAGCTGCTGGAGACCCTCAAGCAGGCCGAAGCGGAGCTGCTGAGCCGCCATCCGGCGATCAGCACCGTTCCCTACAACGGATTGGCCCAGCGCAGCAGCCAGCGGATCTACCTCAACAGTGAGGGGGCCTGCCGCGAGCAGCAGCTGAGCACCGCCAGCCTCTACCTCTACGCCCGCGCCGAGGAAACCGGCCGCAAGCCCCGCAGCAGCGGGGCCGTGCGCCTGGCCTATGGCGCCGGGGAGCTGGATGTGGCCGGCTGCATCGAGGAGGCGGCCGAGCGCACGATCCAGCATCTCGACTACGCCCCGATCGCCACCGGCCGCTACACCTGCGTGTTCAGCCCGGAGGCCTTCCTTGATCTGATCGGCGCCTTCAGCAGCCTGTTCAATGCCCGGGCCGTGCTCGATGGCGTGAGCCTCAGCCAGCGCGAGTCGCTTGGCAGCCAGCTGGCGGTGCCGTTCCTCTCGATCCACGACAACGGGCTGCACCCGGGCAACATCGGTGCCGCCAGCTTCGACGGCGAGGGCACACCCGTGGCGCGCCTGCCGCTCGTGGAGGGCGGAGTGCTGCGCCACTTCCTGCACTCGGAAGCCACGGCCCGCGCCTTCGGCGTGGCCCCCACCGGCCACGCCGGCCTGGGCGCCAAGGTATCGGTGGGGCCCCACTGGTTCGAGATCGGTCCGGCCGGCAGCTCCGATGAGCAGACCGGCGCCCGGGGCCTCGATCGTTTCAGTCAGGATGGGATCGTCTGGATCGATTCGCTCTCCGCGCTCCATGCGGGCGTGAAGGCAAGCCAGGGCTCGTTCTCCCTGCCCTTCGACGGCTGGTTGATCCAGGGCGGTGAAGCCCGCTCGATCGAAGCCGCCACCGTCGCCGGCGACATCCGCCAGGTGCTGAAGAGCCTGGTGGGCTTCGAGGGTGAGGCCAAGGTCACCCCCGATGGCGTCTGCCCGCTGGTGTGGGTCGAGGGGCTCTCGATCACCGGCGACGCCTGAGGCGGACACCCAGCGGAGCCGGCGATGAAGATCCTGTTCTGGGGCACCCCGGCCTACGCGGTGCCCAGTCTCGAGGCGCTGGTGGCGGCGGGCCATGAACTGGTGGGGGTGGTGAGCCAGCCTGACCGCCGCCGGGGGCGCGGCGCGGCCCTGATGCCCTCGGCGGTGAAGGCCCGGGCCCTGGAGCTGGGGGTGCCGGTGTTCACGCCGGAACGGATCCGGCGGGAACCGGAGCTGCAGGCGGAGCTGGCGGCACTGGGCGCGGACGTCTCGGTGGTGGTGGCCTTCGGGCAGCTGCTGCCGAAGGAGGTGCTGGCCCAGCCGCCCCTGGGCTGCTGGAACGGCCATGGCTCACTGCTGCCCCGCTGGCGCGGGGCTGCCCCGATCCAGTGGTGCCTGATCGAAGGCGACGCCGAGACCGGCGTGGGGATCATGGCAATGGAGGAGGGCCTCGACACGGGCCCGGTGCTGCTGGAGCGGCGCCTCGCGATTGGCTTGCTGGAGACCGCGGCCCAGCTGGGCGAACGCCTGAGCCGGCTCACCGCCGAGCTGCTGGTGGAGGCGATGCCCCTGATCGCCGCGGCGGGCCCCGGCCCTGAAGCCGACCGCTGGCGGCGGCTTGGCCTGCATCCCCAGCCACAGGAGGGCCTCACCCATGCCCGCCTGCTGCAGAAGGACGACTACGCGATCCGCTGGAACACCCCGGCCCTGGCCATCCACCGGCGGGTGATGGGACTGCATCCCGGCGCGCACACCACCTGGCGAGGCAAGCGGCTCAAGCTGCTGGCCACCGAACCCCTGGTGCGGCGGCTGGCCGATCAGCTCAGTCCCGAGGGGGCCGCCCTGGCACAGCGCTGGGGGCAGCCTGCCGACCCGGCAGGGCCGGTGGGTGGCACGGTGCTGGAGGCCGCGGAAGGCGTCGGTCTTGTGGTGGCCACAGGGGGTTGCCCGCTGCTGCTCCGCGAGGCGCAACTGGAGGGCAAGCGCGCCATGTCCGGAGACGCTCTGATGCAGCAACTGGGTGCCCGGGCTGGGGATCGCCTGGGCTGCTGAGGGGGCCACCACGGCCCGAGGCTCAGCGAGGGCGTGAGTCGTCGTCGACCACTCCGGCTGTCGGTTTCGGCAGCGCTCAATGGCCATCGGGAGGACAAGTCCCGGTTGCTCAATCCGGCTCGTTCAGCAAGTCCTGCTTGGCCTGCTCCAGCCTGACCCGCGTCTCATCGCTCACTACTGGATAGCTGAGGTCAAGGGAGTCCAGGGTCTCGATGATGGCGGCCGCCACCACGATACGAGTGAACCACTTGTTATCGGCTGGCACCACATACCAGGGGCATGCTTTGGTTGCAGTATTTTGAATGGTGTCTTCGTAGGCTTTCATGTAGTCGCCCCAGAAGGCACGCTCCTTGATGTCATTAGCCGAAAACTTCCAGTTCTTCTCAGGATTTTCAAGGCGTTCCAGGAATCGTTTCTTCTGCTCCTTCCTGGAGACGTGCAGAAAGAACTTTCTGATCACCACGCCATTGTTGGTGAGGTATTGCTCGTAGTGACGAATGTCACGGAAGCGATCTTTCCAGATTCCCTTGCCCATCAGTTGCTCGGGCAGGGTCTGCTTGTGCAGAAACTCAGGATGCACCCGCACAACAAGGGTCTCCTCGTAGTAGCTGCGGTTGAAGATACCGATCCGGCCGCGCTCAGGCAGGGCGATGTTGCAACGCCAGAGGAAGTCATGATCAAGGGCCACGGCTGAAGGTCCCTTGAAGCTGGTCACCTGGCAACCCTGGGGGTTGACCCCGCTCATCACATGTTTGATGGTGCCGTCCTTGCCGGCGGCATCCATGGCCTGGAAGATCAGCAACAGGGCCCAGCGGTCCTGGGCATAGAGAAGATCCTGAAATCCGGCCAGCAGTTCCACGCCAAGGGCCAGGGCCTCCTTGGCTCGTGGTTTGTCTTCCTGGCCGAAATCGAGCGTATTGCCAGGATCAACATCCTTGAGCCGGAAGGATTCTCCGTCTTCAATGCGGAAGGGCTTGGCAAACTCCTTGGCGCGCTTGATCAGCTCCTTTTGGCTTTTATCCATGAGCCATGAATGCCAGCTTTCTCATTTTTCAATCTATTGGTGATATGGCACGACATCGATGAAGCGGTCACAAAAGTTCTGCTCACTTTCTGGCTCGATCTCCATCGCCAGATGTCTCTGGCTCTTCCACTGTCACCGGCGCCGTTCCATCTCCGTCCTGATGGCTACTGGCCTGTCGTTCCGGATTTCTGGGCCAACTGCTGCGTGAGCGCCTCGAGGGCCTGAGGCACGCTCCCGAAGGTGCCCATCCTCAGCCTGTCGGTACCCAGACCGAAGCGGTGCAGTTCATCGACCATCGCCCGGGAGTTCGTCACCAGAGCGAGACAGATGCCGCGCTGACTGAGCAGATCACGCAGCTCGAGCAGGGCCTTGGCCGCCGAATAGTCCACATCATCAATCCCGGAGGCATCCACCACCAGGCCCTGGATCCCTGCATCCGGCTGACTGGCCAGGGCCAGCACCTCCTGGCTGAAGCGATTGGCATTGGCATAGAAGAGGCTGGCCTCGAAGCGATAGGCCAGGATCCCTGGAGCGGCGAGCACGCCCTTAGCCACAGGAACGGTGTGCAGCCCGGTTCCGTCGGAGCGTGGTGTCCAGAGACAGGTGCGCGGCCGGTAGGTGTGACGCACCTGCTCAATCAGCGACAGCACGACCGCCAGGCTGATGCCGGGCATGACCCCCACCTGGGCGACGGTGATCACGGTGGCCAGAGCGATCACGAACTCGTTGCGCTGCAGGCGCCACAACTCTCCGAGGCCCTCCCAGTCGATCAGCTTCACTCCGATCAGGAAGACGATCGTGGAGAGAACGGCGGCCGGCAGCAGAGCGAGCGGTCCGGTGAAGAACAGCAGCACCAGCAGCACGACCAGGGCGGCACTGAGATGGGCGAACTGGCTGCGGCCGCCCGCCGCATCCACCATTTCCGTTTTCGTGGGACTGCCGTTCACCACAAACGTGCCGCTCAGGCCCGCCGCCAGATTGGCGCCGGCCAGGCCGATGAGATCCACGTTTTCCTGGCTGCGTTCCTGATAGCGCTGGGCGTAGGCACGGGCCGTGGCGGAGCTCTGGGCCAGGATCACGACGAAACAGGAGGCGGCGCTGACCATCACGGCGTTCCACTGGGGGGCCTCCACGACGGGAAACACCAGATGGGGCAAGCCTCCTGGAACGGGTCCCACCACATCCAGCCCCCGGCCGGGGAAATCCAGCATCCTGCTGAGCAGAATGGAGCCCGCCACAGCGATCAGGGCACCGGGGAGCCTGCGGTTGAGGCGACGGCAGCCCACGATCACCCCCAGGACCCCAAGGGCCACCAGGAGATGGTCGATCCGACTCTGGCCCAGTCGCATGACGGCGGAGTGGATCTGCTGCGCCACGCCCACCCCCTCCTTCGGCAGACCCAGCAACCCCGGAAGTTCCCCTGCCGCCACCTGCACGCCGATGCCCGAAAGCAGCCCGATCAAGGCGCTGCGGGAGAGGAAATCCGCCAGGAAACCAAGCCGGAGGATAACTGCCAGCAGCAGAAACCCAGCCACAAGAACGGCCGCCGCCATGGTGAGTTCCACATAGGGCTCAGAGCCCGGAGCTGCCACACCACCCAGGGTGGCCACCAGGATCGCCGCGGTGGCGGAGTCCGCCGCCACCACCAGATGCCGCGAGGCCCCGAGCAGCGCGAAGACCAGCATGGGCAGGAGCATGGTGTAGAGCCCTGTCACCACCGGGGTGTGGGAGATGCGGGTGTAGCCCATCACCTCCGGAATCGCCAGGGCGGCCAGGGTGATCCCGGCCAGCACGTCGGTGAAGATCCCCCGTCCGGGCAGGGGCCACAGTCCTGCCGGGCGGGGCAGTCGGCGCAGCAGGGCCCTCACGGGTTGGTGGCTGTGGTGGGATCAGAGCCGTGATCGGTTCGGTGGAACCGAAGGGCAAGGCACTTCTGGATAACGGCCACCAGCAGGGCGGTGCTCCAGCCCGCCATCAGGATGCCGACCAAGGCCTCCAGCGAAGCGAGCAGACGGAAGGGAAGGTCGAGGGTGATGTCTCCGTAGCCGAGCGAGGCAAAAGTGACGCTGGAGAAATAGAGAGCCTCTTCCACAGGCAAGATGGCACCCTGCTGCAGGTAAAGTGCCGCCCAGGAGAGAATCTCCACGAACATGGCCAGGAATGTCACCATCGCAGTGCCCGCAATCAGCGTGATGCGTCCCAGCGGAGTGCGTGAAGCCCAGGCCATCAGACTGTGACTTTCGTAGCTCACAACGACCAGCACGGTCACCGCCAGGTGAATGGCCGTGCAGCACAGGCTCATGACCAGGGCCAGCAGGAGTTGCCTGAGAACCTGGGGAGACTGGTCCTCAGCTTGCCGCAGCAGTGAGTCCAGCGGGAGTGGCTCGACAGGGGTGGCGGCTTGCCCATGGCCCGCGCCGAGTAAGTGACCGACAAAGGGCCCCAGGATCACGGCAAGCATGATCACGGCAGCAAGGATACGACTACGGGAAGGCATCCGAACAGGACGGTCCAACTGGGGTAGGCGGGGCTTCAAGAGGCTGAGGTCAGCGGGGCATAGCCAGCGAGTGCTGCAGGGCGATAGGGGCAATGAATCCCAAGCCCCGATCCGCTCCTATCGGCTCTGGAGATGACTCGCATGGGTTGATCTTTACTCCCTGCGTAACTGCCGAGAGCCTGTCATCCGGAGTTTTCACAGGCTCAACTGTCTGGTCTTCATCGATCGCCGACAGGACGCATGGCGGCCTTCTCTCGAGGTCAATTGCCGCTCAGGAAATTTGACACAGAATTGTTAACTATTGCAAAGCGCCCTTGTCACATCGACTTGGATTTCTATGCTTGACATGTGTGTCTGCCTGTTTGGACTTATCTTCTCGCGCTCGACCCTGTCATCTGTGCGCTCCACCAGCGAACCATCACCCTTCTTGTCACCACGATGAGCGCACTGATCAGCT from Synechococcus sp. CBW1107 encodes the following:
- a CDS encoding DUF2996 domain-containing protein, with amino-acid sequence MSDSASPAPNPAKVKPPAPEDKPFAEFIPQLFLPALLKAIEAFGGAAPQLSFEQGPMPVVASPCWQVIGTFPGGRRFWLCFTEPTISSAKTITLAEGGSEPSLLESFLIDEKKTTLALLISRVVSRLNSQKWLGPN
- the acsF gene encoding magnesium-protoporphyrin IX monomethyl ester (oxidative) cyclase, which translates into the protein MVPPVAAPTATRGTNAAEAKAFKEPVKDTILTPRFYTTDFEAMAAMDLRPNEQELEAICEEFRKDYNRHHFVRNEEFEGAADKLDPETRKVFVEFLEQSCTSEFSGFLLYKELSRRIKEKNPLLAECFAHMARDEARHAGFLNKAMGDFGLQLDLGFLTANKAYTFFKPKFIFYATYLSEKIGYWRYIAIYRHLEKHPESKIFPIFNFFENWCQDENRHGDFFDALMKAQPDTVRGLQARLWCRFFLLAVFATMYVRDVARKEFYEALGLDAREYDKMVIAKTNETSARVFPVVLNVDHPKFYTRLERIVTNNAALSDAEASGGPAPIKALRKLPYWMANGLEMAKLFLMAPIRSEEFQPAVR
- a CDS encoding TldD/PmbA family protein, with the protein product MVLLATPTPSLTGDSLDQRWRERLEAVLAAGTAAGASLVEVFLESTDHIGLLAEQERITNVSPAFGRGAGLRVFLGERDGFVSTNDLSEAGLLQALDQALGMLGLTRSTLGAHGFAGLAFLHDHGASKESWLQRCPGLDESTARLLEATALLNRHGDHLQARRGSYARDWQEVLVAASDGTFARDIRLHQSVGINALASDGDHRASLGRRYGSSGRPDDLRQWDAEASAIDLCGSARAMLYADYVEAGNYPVVLANRFGGVIFHEACGHLLETTQVERGTTPFAEKVGERIAHEAVTAVDEGLSDGAFGSLSMDDEGMEPQRTVLIENGVLQRFISDRAGELRTGHARTGSGRRQSHAFAAASRMRNTFIAAGPHTPEQLIGSVDRGLYCKSMGGGSVGPTGQFNFAVEEGYLIEDGQLTKPVKGATLIGEAREVMPRISMCANDLELAAGFCGSVSGSIFVTVGQPHIKVDTITVGGR
- a CDS encoding TldD/PmbA family protein, whose protein sequence is MASSTSLHASDLAEQLQTLATELGVARWDLGAACSTDTSVQVDRGDAKQLKGAQRSSITVRAWNADGLVGITSTSDLSPAGLARALAGARDASAYGNPDDTPGFSPLATAPLAQLEQPLSEPRAILELLETLKQAEAELLSRHPAISTVPYNGLAQRSSQRIYLNSEGACREQQLSTASLYLYARAEETGRKPRSSGAVRLAYGAGELDVAGCIEEAAERTIQHLDYAPIATGRYTCVFSPEAFLDLIGAFSSLFNARAVLDGVSLSQRESLGSQLAVPFLSIHDNGLHPGNIGAASFDGEGTPVARLPLVEGGVLRHFLHSEATARAFGVAPTGHAGLGAKVSVGPHWFEIGPAGSSDEQTGARGLDRFSQDGIVWIDSLSALHAGVKASQGSFSLPFDGWLIQGGEARSIEAATVAGDIRQVLKSLVGFEGEAKVTPDGVCPLVWVEGLSITGDA
- the fmt gene encoding methionyl-tRNA formyltransferase, with translation MKILFWGTPAYAVPSLEALVAAGHELVGVVSQPDRRRGRGAALMPSAVKARALELGVPVFTPERIRREPELQAELAALGADVSVVVAFGQLLPKEVLAQPPLGCWNGHGSLLPRWRGAAPIQWCLIEGDAETGVGIMAMEEGLDTGPVLLERRLAIGLLETAAQLGERLSRLTAELLVEAMPLIAAAGPGPEADRWRRLGLHPQPQEGLTHARLLQKDDYAIRWNTPALAIHRRVMGLHPGAHTTWRGKRLKLLATEPLVRRLADQLSPEGAALAQRWGQPADPAGPVGGTVLEAAEGVGLVVATGGCPLLLREAQLEGKRAMSGDALMQQLGARAGDRLGC
- a CDS encoding polyphosphate kinase 2 family protein; the protein is MDKSQKELIKRAKEFAKPFRIEDGESFRLKDVDPGNTLDFGQEDKPRAKEALALGVELLAGFQDLLYAQDRWALLLIFQAMDAAGKDGTIKHVMSGVNPQGCQVTSFKGPSAVALDHDFLWRCNIALPERGRIGIFNRSYYEETLVVRVHPEFLHKQTLPEQLMGKGIWKDRFRDIRHYEQYLTNNGVVIRKFFLHVSRKEQKKRFLERLENPEKNWKFSANDIKERAFWGDYMKAYEDTIQNTATKACPWYVVPADNKWFTRIVVAAAIIETLDSLDLSYPVVSDETRVRLEQAKQDLLNEPD
- a CDS encoding SulP family inorganic anion transporter, whose amino-acid sequence is MRALLRRLPRPAGLWPLPGRGIFTDVLAGITLAALAIPEVMGYTRISHTPVVTGLYTMLLPMLVFALLGASRHLVVAADSATAAILVATLGGVAAPGSEPYVELTMAAAVLVAGFLLLAVILRLGFLADFLSRSALIGLLSGIGVQVAAGELPGLLGLPKEGVGVAQQIHSAVMRLGQSRIDHLLVALGVLGVIVGCRRLNRRLPGALIAVAGSILLSRMLDFPGRGLDVVGPVPGGLPHLVFPVVEAPQWNAVMVSAASCFVVILAQSSATARAYAQRYQERSQENVDLIGLAGANLAAGLSGTFVVNGSPTKTEMVDAAGGRSQFAHLSAALVVLLVLLFFTGPLALLPAAVLSTIVFLIGVKLIDWEGLGELWRLQRNEFVIALATVITVAQVGVMPGISLAVVLSLIEQVRHTYRPRTCLWTPRSDGTGLHTVPVAKGVLAAPGILAYRFEASLFYANANRFSQEVLALASQPDAGIQGLVVDASGIDDVDYSAAKALLELRDLLSQRGICLALVTNSRAMVDELHRFGLGTDRLRMGTFGSVPQALEALTQQLAQKSGTTGQ
- a CDS encoding potassium channel family protein; the protein is MKPRLPQLDRPVRMPSRSRILAAVIMLAVILGPFVGHLLGAGHGQAATPVEPLPLDSLLRQAEDQSPQVLRQLLLALVMSLCCTAIHLAVTVLVVVSYESHSLMAWASRTPLGRITLIAGTAMVTFLAMFVEILSWAALYLQQGAILPVEEALYFSSVTFASLGYGDITLDLPFRLLASLEALVGILMAGWSTALLVAVIQKCLALRFHRTDHGSDPTTATNP